The DNA sequence AACCCAAGATCATCCCGAGGCGGGATCGGATCATCGCCGTGACGCAACCTTGCCCAAGCCGCGACGATCGTCGGCAGCTTGGCGACCAGTCGCACCGCGCTCCAATAGTTATTCTCGACGTCCTTAACCTGACGGCCTGGATAAAACATGCCGAGCGCGGCCACCGCCGCCTGGAGCGCATCCATGGGATGTCCCGACTCGGGTAAGCATTTCAGCAAATCAATGATACGGAACTTGATGCGCCGATGACGGGTCACGTCCGTGGTCCATTGTTGGAATTCAGCCGCTGAGGGAAGATGCCCGAATAGGAGGAGATAGGCGGTTTCTAAATAGGATGAATCTGCACACAGGGTCTCAACTCGGATGCCGCGGTATTCCAGTATGCCGCGTT is a window from the Nitrospirota bacterium genome containing:
- a CDS encoding citrate synthase (catalyzes the formation of citrate from acetyl-CoA and oxaloacetate); the encoded protein is MPHDFMPGLAGVPAATSSISDVDGQRGILEYRGIRVETLCADSSYLETAYLLLFGHLPSAAEFQQWTTDVTRHRRIKFRIIDLLKCLPESGHPMDALQAAVAALGMFYPGRQVKDVENNYWSAVRLVAKLPTIVAAWARLRHGDDPIPPRDDLG